In Prunus dulcis chromosome 2, ALMONDv2, whole genome shotgun sequence, a single genomic region encodes these proteins:
- the LOC117617199 gene encoding abscisic acid receptor PYL9, whose translation MSSGGDSMEAQYIQRHHRHEPRETQCTSALVRHIKAPAHLVWSLVRRFDQPQKYKPFVSRCTMKGDLGIGSVREVNVKSGLPATTSTERLELLDDDEHILGIKIVGGDHRLRNYSSIITVHPEVIDGRLGTLVIESFVVDVPDGNTKDETCYFVEALIRCNLKSLADVSERMAVQDRTEPINH comes from the exons ATGAGCAGTGGTGGTGATTCAATGGAGGCGCAGTACATACAAAGGCACCACAGGCATGAGCCCAGAGAGACCCAGTGCACTTCGGCTTTGGTTAGGCACATCAAGGCCCCTGCGCATCTC GTATGGTCATTGGTGAGAAGATTTGATCAACCGCAGAAGTACAAGCCCTTTGTTAGCCGATGCACCATGAAGGGGGACCTTGGCATTGGGAGCGTTAGAGAAGTGAATGTTAAATCTGGGCTTCCTGCAACGACCAGCACTGAGAGGCTGGAGCttcttgatgatgatgagcaCATTCTTGGCATCAAGATTGTTGGTGGTGATCATAGGCTAAGG AATTACTCGTCAATTATTACTGTCCACCCGGAGGTTATTGATGGGAGACTAGGGACACTTGTTATTGAATCCTTTGTAGTGGATGTGCCTGATGGGAATACCAAGGATGAGACATGCTACTTTGTTGAGGCCCTAATCAGGTGCAACCTGAAGTCTTTGGCTGATGTCTCAGAGAGGATGGCTGTCCAAGACCGAACCGAACCTATCAATCATTAG
- the LOC117617198 gene encoding pentatricopeptide repeat-containing protein At4g01030, mitochondrial: MDKVVPFHILTTPFHQNPLSSKPPTSHSPPSFASCDSQLFASLPSSLPTLSSSFNFLYDLGELKTLNSVKAMHAQMIKMSNKNCIDTEGKNLVTYYLEFGDSRSAAMAFFVSSAQDYRSWSSSLEELRRFGGDLQILEFFCEFHSGGLMLDSKVLCIVLKLCTSLKHLWLGLEIHACLIKSGFDLDVYLKCALINFYGTCWGIESSNQLFHEMSDQEDIVWNEIIKLNLKNGRSVEALELFRSMQFSSAKANSTTIVKALQACGKLRALKEGKQIHGYVLRWALESNLSICNSLISMYSRNDRLDLARTVFNSMAGHNLSSWNSIISSYAALGCLNDAWILFDKMELSDVKPDIVTWNCLLSGHSLHGSYEAVQAILQKMQDAGFKPNSSSITSVLQAVTELCFLKHGKEIHSFVLRNGLDDYDVYVGTSLVDMYVKNNCLSSAQNVFINMKNKNIFAWNSLISGYSFKGLFEDAERLLDSIGEEGIKPNLVTWNGLVSGYAMWGRHEEALSTIHRIKSSGLTPNVVSWTALISGCSQNENYTDSLKFFIQMQEEGIRANSATVSILLKACAGLSLLHKGEEIHCLCIRKGFVEDIFVATGLINMYSKSGKFKSAHEVFRKIKNKTLASWNCMIMAFAIYGFGKEAISLFDEMRGAGVQPDAITFTALLSGCKNSGLVDEGWKLFDSMSTDYNIAPTIEHFSCMVDLLGRASYLDEAWDFIQMMPLKPDATIWGAFLASCRIHINLAFAEIAAKNLFELEPHNPANYVLMMNLYSMSNRWDDVERLKDLMKNAGVKNGPVWSWIQIDQAIHMFSAEGKPHTDAGKIYFELYHLVHEMKKLGYEPDISCVHQNIDEVEKKQLLLSHTEKLAITFGLMNMKSGEPIRVIKNTRVCSDCHTAAKYMSLIRKCEIFMKDGIRFHHFREGECTCNDCW, from the coding sequence ATGGACAAAGTAGTTCCATTTCACATCCTTACCACTCCTTTCCATCAAAACCCACTAAGCTCCAAGCCTCCCACAAGCCACTCACCGCCTTCttttgcttcttgtgattCCCAACTCTTTGCTTCtcttccatcttctttgcCAACACTTTCTTCAAGCTTTAACTTCTTATATGACTTAGGTGAGCTAAAAACTTTGAATTCAGTGAAAGCAATGCATGCCCAGATGATAAAAATGTCTAACAAGAATTGTATTGATACCGAGGGAAAAAATTTGGTCACATATTACTTGGAATTTGGTGATTCTAGATCAGCTGCAATGGCTTTCTTTGTGAGTTCTGCACAAGATTACCGTTCATGGAGTTCTTCACTAGAGGAACTTAGAAGATTTGGGGGTGACCTACaaattcttgaatttttttgtgagTTTCATAGTGGGGGATTGATGCTTGATAGCAAAGTTCTTTGCATAGTTTTGAAACTTTGCACAAGTTTGAAGCATTTGTGGCTTGGGTTGGAAATTCATGCTTGTTTAATCAAAAGTGGATTTGATTTGGATGTGTATTTGAAGTGTGCATTGATTAATTTTTATGGGACTTGTTGGGGAATAGAAAGTTCCAATCAGTTATTTCATGAAATGTCTGATCAAGAAGACATTGTGTGGAATGAGATAATCAAGCTCAACTTGAAGAATGGGAGAAGTGTGGAGGCTCTGGAACTGTTCAGAAGTATGCAGTTTTCATCTGCTAAAGCCAACAGTACTACAATTGTCAAAGCACTCCAAGCATGTGGCAAACTTAGAGCTCTCAAAGAAGGAAAGCAAATTCATGGGTATGTTTTAAGATGGGCATTGGAGTCAAATTTGTCAATATGCAATTCACTTATTAGCATGTACTCCAGAAATGACAGACTAGATTTAGCTAGGACAGTTTTTAATTCAATGGCAGGTCATAATTTATCATCATGGAATTCAATTATCTCTTCTTATGCTGCACTTGGTTGTTTGAATGATGCTTGGATTCTTTTCGATAAAATGGAATTGTCTGATGTGAAGCCAGACATTGTGACTTGGAATTGTCTTTTGTCTGGACATTCTCTTCATGGCTCATATGAAGCAGTCCAGGCCATCTTGCAGAAAATGCAAGACGCTGGCTTCAAGCCAAATTCAAGCTCCATTACAAGTGTTCTTCAAGCAGTTACTGAATTATGTTTCCTGAAACACGGGAAGGAAATTCATagttttgttttaagaaatgggcttgatgACTATGATGTTTATGTAGGAACTTCGTTAGTGGACATGTATGTGAAGAACAATTGTTTGTCCAGTGCTCAAAATGTCTTCATTAACATGAAGAACAAGAATATTTTTGCTTGGAATTCATTGATTTCAGGGTATTCCTTCAAGGGTCTTTTTGAAGATGCTGAACGGCTATTAGATAGCATTGGTGAGGAAGGAATCAAACCCAACTTAGTCACATGGAATGGTCTGGTTTCAGGGTATGCAATGTGGGGTCGCCATGAGGAAGCTTTATCGACGATTCATCGGATTAAAAGTTCAGGGTTAACCCCTAATGTGGTTTCTTGGACTGCTCTTATATCAGGTTGTTCACAAAATGAGAATTACACGGACTCCCTCAAATTTTTTATCCAAATGCAAGAAGAAGGTATCAGGGCAAACTCTGCCACCGTATCCATCCTACTTAAAGCTTGTGCAGGCCTATCTTTGTTGCACAAGGGTGAAGAGATACATTGCCTCTGTATCCGAAAAGGTTTTGTTGAGGATATATTTGTAGCCACAGGACTTATCAACATGTACAGTAAGTCAGGAAAGTTCAAAAGTGCCCATGAGGTTTTTAGGAAGATTAAGAACAAGACGTTAGCTTCTTGGAATTGCATGATTATGGCATTTGCCATTTATGGCTTTGGGAAAGAGGCTATTTCtctgtttgatgaaatgcgAGGAGCAGGTGTGCAGCCAGATGCTATAACCTTCACAGCTCTGCTCTCTGGCTGCAAGAACTCAGGTTTAGTTGATGAAGGATGGAAATTGTTTGATAGCATGAGCACCGACTATAACATAGCTCCAACAATTGAGCATTTCTCTTGCATGGTAGATCTTCTTGGAAGAGCTAGTTATCTTGATGAAGCTTGGGATTTTATTCAAATGATGCCATTAAAGCCGGATGCCACTATATGGGGTGCTTTTCTTGCATCCTGTCGAATCCATATAAACTTGGCATTTGCAGAGATTGCAGCAAAGAATCTTTTTGAGTTGGAACCTCATAACCCAGCCAATTACGTCTTGATGATGAACTTATATTCTATGTCAAATAGATGGGATGATGTGGAGCGTCTTAAAGACTTGATGAAGAATGCAGGGGTGAAAAATGGACCTGTGTGGAGCTGGATACAAATTGATCAGGCAATTCATATGTTCTCTGCAGAAGGGAAGCCTCACACTGATGcaggaaaaatatattttgaattgtATCATTTGGTTCATGAAATGAAGAAATTAGGCTATGAGCCTGATATTAGCTGTGTACATCAGAACATTGATGAGGTGGAGAAGAAGCAGCTGCTGCTAAGTCACACAGAGAAGCTGGCCATTACCTTTGGACTGATGAATATGAAAAGTGGAGAACCTATCCGGGTGATTAAGAACACGCGAGTTTGTTCTGATTGTCATACAGCAGCAAAATACATGTCATTAATACGTAAATGTGAGATTTTCATGAAGGATGGTATCCGGTTTCACCATTTCAGGGAAGGAGAGTGTACCTGCAATGACTGCTGGTAA